A genomic window from Heptranchias perlo isolate sHepPer1 unplaced genomic scaffold, sHepPer1.hap1 HAP1_SCAFFOLD_244, whole genome shotgun sequence includes:
- the LOC137310340 gene encoding zinc finger protein 229-like, with the protein MEGESTDRRADKPHTCSVCGRGFSRSPNLESHMGRHTGERRYECRECGKGFIYMSSLSRHKSSHTGEKWYECEDCGKGFIYQSKLTSHKRSHTGDRLYKCGDCGKGFIYPSALEAHRRSHTGERPFTCPVCGKGFTQSSALLAHQQIHTDERPFKCADCGKSFKSSQYLMRHQRSHTDERPFGCSRCRKRFRSSADLLRHQRVHTGERPFACSLCGKGFAHSSSLLTHQRVHTGERPFTCPVCGKGFTQSSSLFGHQRVHTGERPFACPVCGKGFTQSTHLQRHQRIHTKEKPFTCSVCGKGFTQSAKLLKHQQLHTGERLFTHSMRGKRFTQSAKLLKHGRVRTGERPFTCSVCGKGFAQSSGLLRHQRVHTGE; encoded by the coding sequence ATGGAAGGAGAGAGCACCGATCGCAGGGCGGACAAACCGCACACGTGTTCCGTGTGTGGACGGGGATTCAGCCGTTCGCCCAACCTGGAGAGTCACATGGGCAGGCACACCGGGGAGAGACGGTATGAATGCAGggagtgcgggaagggattcatttaCATGTCCTCGCTGTCGAGGCACAAgagcagtcacaccggggagaaatGGTATGAATGCGAGgactgcgggaagggattcatttaCCAGTCCAAGCTCACGAGTCACAaacgcagtcacaccggggacCGACTGtacaaatgtggggactgtgggaagggattcatttaCCCGTCCGCTCTGGAAGCTCATCggcgcagtcacaccggggagaggccgttcacctgccctgtgtgcgggaagggattcactcagtcatccgccctgCTGGCACACCAGCAAATTCACACTGACGAGCGGCCGTTTAAGTGTGCTGACTGCGGGAAGAGCTTCAAAAGCTCCCAGTACCTGATGAGGCACCAGCGCAGTCACACCGACGAGAGACCGTTCGGCTGCTCTCGCTGCAGGAAGAGGTTTCGGAGCTCTGccgacctgctgagacaccagcgagttcacaccggggagaggccgttcgcctgctccctgtgcgggaagggattcgccCACTCGTCCAGCCTGCTGACCCACCAGcgggttcacaccggggagaggccgttcacctgccccgtgtgcgggaagggcttcactcagtcatccagcctgtTCGGGCACCAGCGGgtccacaccggggagaggccgttcgcctgccccgtgtgcgggaaggggttcACTCAGTCGACCCACCTGCAGAGGCACCAGAGAATTCACACTAAGGAGAAAcctttcacctgctccgtgtgcgggaagggattcactcagtcagccaagctgctgaaacaccagcaacttcacactggagagaggctGTTCACCCACTCCATGcgcgggaagagattcactcaatcAGCCAAGCTGCTAAAGCACGGGCGAGTTCGCACcggagagaggccgttcacctgctccgtgtgcgggaagggattcgctcagtcgtCCGGCCTGCTGCGACACCAGCGCGTTCACACTGGAGAGTAG